The following proteins are encoded in a genomic region of Plasmodium coatneyi strain Hackeri chromosome 2, complete sequence:
- a CDS encoding Phospholipase, translating into MAERESRDEEICLRGATRLDGTPKHDSFLNKDGLLLRSYGWLVKNAIGIIILIHGIKCHARLNFLRPNVEVISDDNVIVKDENNYYLYEDSWVEQFNKHGYSVFGLDLQGHGLSDGYEKLSYHVKEFDDFAYDVMQYIRNIQDSINGSNGGDPRKGEDVSSPFRDDKICERKALPTYLVGISMGGSIALRMLQILGKSPNRRKSAGLHISGCISISPMITVKKMPSRNSFLFQYVYLPLSKCIADWFPTVRLINKYLYKKYPYVKYFIEYDKNRPKGGITCRFGYELLRTIDNLDNDIKHMPKDIPVLIIHSKEDILCCYDGSLSFYNRIDVNNKEMHTLEDMEHTIIWEPGNEDVSKKIVDWMRGLPSSKVGSTSKGEERVEEEQSV; encoded by the coding sequence ATGGCCGAAAGAGAATCGCGCGATGAAGAAATATGCTTGAGAGGGGCGACTCGGCTTGATGGAACACCAAAGCATGATTCATTTCTTAATAAGGATGGGTTGTTATTACGCTCGTACGGATGGTTAGTGAAAAACGCCATAggcattataattttaattcatGGAATTAAATGTCATGCGAGGCTAAACTTTTTAAGACCCAATGTAGAGGTAATAAGCGATGATAACGTTATAGtgaaggatgaaaataattACTACCTTTATGAAGATAGTTGGGTAGAACAATTTAATAAACATGGATATTCCGTCTTTGGATTAGATTTACAAGGTCACGGTTTATCAGATGGATATGAGAAGCTCAGTTATCATGTGAAGGAGTTTGATGATTTCGCCTATGATGTAATGCAGTATATTAGGAACATTCAGGACAGCATAAATGGTTCAAATGGTGGTGATCCACGGAAGGGGGAGGATGTTAGTTCACCATTTCGAGATGACAAGATATGTGAGAGGAAGGCTCTTCCCACTTACCTAGTAGGTATATCTATGGGGGGAAGTATCGCCTTGAGGATGCTACAAATATTAGGGAAGTCACCAAATAGGAGAAAAAGTGCAGGACTACACATCAGTGGGTGCATTTCCATCTCCCCGATGATAACTGTTAAAAAGATGCCATCGAGAAATTCGTTCCTATTTCAGTACGTTTATCTCCCATTGTCCAAGTGCATTGCTGATTGGTTTCCAACGGTGAGACTTATTAACAAGTATCTATATAAGAAGTATCCGTAtgttaaatattttattgaGTATGATAAAAATCGACCTAAAGGGGGAATCACATGCAGATTTGGCTATGAGCTTTTAAGAACAATTGACAACTTAGACAATGACATAAAACACATGCCTAAAGATATCCCTGTGTTGATTATTCATTCTAAGGAGGACATTTTGTGCTGCTATGACGGATCCCTATCGTTCTACAACAGAATCGATGTAAACAATAAAGAAATGCACACACTGGAGGATATGGAGCATACCATCATTTGGGAACCCGGGAATGAGGatgtttcaaaaaaaatcgtGGATTGGATGAGGGGTCTGCCGTCATCAAAAGTGGGCAGCACgtcaaagggggaagaacgcGTCGAAGAGGAGCAAAGCGTTTGA